A segment of the Desulfovibrio sp. genome:
GATGACTACATTCCGGCCCTGCAAGGCCTGCGGGGGATGGCCGTGCTGTGGTTCTTCCACTGGAGCTTCTACAGCCAGTTCGACCCGGCCAAGCTGTCGCGCATCGCCCGGGGAAAACCGTGGATGGATACTGCCCTCAATGCCTTGCGGCTGGCTGTGGCTCCGGGTGAAGCTGCATGGATTGTCATGCTGATCATCTGCGGGTTCCTGCTGGTGCGCAAGGGTTACGGCGGTGCCGATCCAGGCCGGTATTTTCTGAATACGTTCAGTCGCATCTATGGTTTGTACCTGCTCGTTGTCCTGCCCTCTTTAAGCTATATGCAGCCTGACCTCGCCACGATCGCCAGGACTCTGGTATTTCTTGAGGCTCCAGCTGGATTTCCTCCATTTATCACTCTTCTTGGCATCATTCTGGCCGCCAAGCTCCTCGTATTCGGCCTGACAGCCTGTAACGTGATCTCCCGGAAAGCCCGGCGTGGTAGTGGAGCGGCCCCTTTATCCCAAACCGTTCCTCCTTTCTTGCTGCCGCTGGCACACCCCGTTCTGCGTTATTTCGGGGCCGTGGCCCTGCCATTTTATCTCATCCACACCACCTGGGGGTTCAGGCTCTCGCGCTCCATTCTCCAGGGAGAATTGCACTCCATTCAGGCCATCGCTGCTCACTACGCTATGAGCCTGGCCTTTTCCGCTGTGTTCGCCGGGTTTCTCCACGTGTTCTTCGAGAAGCCCTCCTTCTTGCGAAACGCCCCGTCTGCGGATACTAAGCCTTCGTCCGCCACCCAAGGAGTCTCCCCATGAAATTCACACCTGAACAGGCAGCCAAGGTGGCCGCCCTGGCGCGGCTTACGCTGCCTGAAGACAAGCTTGAGCATCTGGCCGCCCAGATGGGCGACATCCTCTCCTATATGGACACCCTGGCCTCCTGCCCCACCGACGGAGTCGAGCCCCTATACAGCCCTGTGGAGCACGACACCCCCATGCGCGAGGACAAGGCCCGAAAGACCTGCCAGCGAGCCGACGTGCTGGCCCAGGCCCCCGAGTCCGACGGCAGGTTCTTCATCGTCCCCAAGATCGTCGCCGGGTAAAGGACGCGCCATGCCAGACATTACAACGCTTACTCTCACGGACCTGCGCGCCAAGCTGGCCGCCAAGGATATCTCCGCCACCCAGGCCACCCAGGCCTGCCTGGACCGCATACAGGCCACCGAGCCCAAGGTGGACGCCCTGCTTTGTGTCCAGGCAGAAGCGGTGCTCGAACAAGCCAAGGCTCTGGACCAAGCCGGACCAGACAAGGACAAGCCGCTCTGGGGCGTGCCCATCGTGGTGAAGGACGCCATCTGCACCAAGGGCGTTCCCACCACCTGCGGCTCGAAAATCCTCGAGAACTTCGTGCCCTTTTACGACGCCACCTGTGTGGAGCGCCTGAAGAATGCGGGGGCCATCCTCCTGGGCAAGGCCAACATGGACGAATTCGCCATGGGGTCCTCCACCGAAAACTCGGCCTTCAAACCCACCCGCAACCCCTGGGCCCTGGACAAGGTTCCCGGCGGTTCAAGCGGCGGCTCTGGTGCCACCGTTGCGGCCGGACAATGCTTCTCCTCCTTGGGCACGGATACGGGCGGCTCCATCCGCTTGCCAGCCGCCTTCTGCGGCGTGACTGGCATCAAGCCCACTTACGGGCGCATCTCCCGCTATGGAGTGGTGGCCTACGGATCAAGCCTGGACCAGGTCGGCCCCATGGCCCGCACCCCGACCGATTGCGCGGCAATGCTTGCAGTCATGTCCGGCCACGACCCCAAGGATTCCACCTCCGCACCCCGCCCGGTCCCGGACTTTGAGGCTGAAACCGCCGCGCGCAGGGACCTCAAGGGACTTCGCCTGGGCATGCCCGGGGAATACTGGGGCGAGGGACTCACTCCGGAGGTCAGGGACCGCTGCCAGGCTGCCATGGACACCGCCAAGTCCCTCGGAGCCGAAATCGTTCCGGTGAAGCTGCCCCACACCCAGTACGCCATCGCCACCTACTACATCGTGGCCATGGCCGAAGCCAGCTCCAACCTGGCCCGCTTCGACGGCGTGCGCTACGGCTACCGCTCGCCCGAGGCTCGCGACTTAAAGGAGCTTTACGAGCTTTCCCGCTCCAAGGGTTTCGGGGAGGAAGTGCAGCGCCGCATTGTGCTCGGCACATACGTGCTTTCAGCCGGCTACTACGATGCCTACTACCGCAAGGCGGCCCAGGTGCGCCGTCTTATCCGTCAGGACTTTTTGAACGCCTTTGAAAAGTGCGACGTGATCGTGGGGCCAACCTCGCCGTTCACCGCCTTCGGCCTGGGCGAGAAAACCGGTGACCCCCTCCAGATGTATTTGGCCGACATTTTTACCATCTCGCTCAACCTGTCCGGCCTTCCCGGGCTTTCGGTCCCTGTTGGGCTTGGCAAGGACACCGGCCTGCCCGTTGGATTGCAGATGTTCGGCAAGGCCTGGGACGAAGCGACGATCCTGGGTGCGGCGCATGCTCTGTCCGGCGCATTGCCCGGCCTTGGCGAGCCCAAGGGTCTGTAGAACTCCAAGCCGCATGTCTTCTCAGGCCGCCCCGGGATTCCGGGGCGGCTTTTTTTGTGTTTTCGGGCTGGTGAAAACTCCGCGAGATGAATCACTTCCTCCCTGTTCACTTTTCGGATACCTTTTTTACAAAAGGTGTACCCCACGAACCATAATGGCCGACGGCCCCTGTGGAGACAACCTGATGGGGAAATCCCGTCTTTCCCTTTCTTCCGCCATGGTCATCGCGCTCCTCACGCTCCTGTGGGGTGCGTCCATCACTCTCTCCATCATCATCTACTATTCGTCTGAAAGCTTCCTTCTTCCTCATGCCATTGCGCTCATGGAGAACGCCGTCACCTCGAGCACCATGCAGAGCCGCAGCTACTTAAACTTCGCCAGCGCCTCGGCCAACCTCACCAGCCGCCTCGTTCGCGAGGAGATCATCCTAAGCGGCGACATCGACAAAATGACCCAGTACTTCCTCGAAACCCTAAGGATTAACAGGTACTCTGGGATATACTTCGGTTTCGCCAACGGCGATTTCGCTTACGCCTACCAGGACGACGAATGCCAGCTTCCCTGTGCGGAGACCCTCACCATCGTCAACAAGGACGGCAAGCGTACGGCCACCGAGAGGCGCTACGACGCCAACGGAGAAATTGTAAGCGATCTGGAGGTGGACGACCCGTACGATCCGAGGCTCAGGCCGTGGTTTATAAAAGCCCGTGACAAAGGACAATTGACCTGGGTGGACCCGTACATCTTCTTCCACCAGAGCGTGCCGGGCATCACCACGGCCTGCCCTGCCTACGACCATAAGGGGCATTTCATCGGGGTGGCTGCCGTGGACATCGAACTTGGGAGCATGTCATCCTTTCTCAAGGCCATACAGATCGGTCAGGGCGGCACTTCCTTCATCGTGGACCGGGAAGGAGCGCTCATCGCCCACCACGACATGACCGCCCTTCTCGCCGCGGTCACCGCCAGGAAGGACCGCAGCCGGCTGCTCAACATCTCCGAAATAGACCAGCCACTTACCCAGCAGGCCTTCAAGGCCTTGAGACTCAGCGAAGGCCCCATCGACCTGACCAAACCCGAGGGACTCATTGCCACCTTCACCCATGACGGAGCCGACTACCTGGCTCTGTTCAAATCCCTCTCGTATCTCGACTCGCAATGGTACATAGGCGCCGTCTACCCCAAGAACGAGTACGTAGGCCCGCTGAAAAGAGGGCTGTCCATCTTCTACCTGATCACCCTGATCGTGACTGTGGGGGCCACATTGGCGGCCCTGTTCGTCTCCAGAAGGATAACCCAGCCCCTGACCGAACTTGAGCAGGAGGCCCACTCGATAAAAAACCGGATCATCTCCCCCCAATCTGAGCAGCGCAGCTCCTTCAGGGAGATACAATCCCTCTTCGAAGCCTTCGGAGAGCTCAAGGCATGGCTCAGGGAGTACGAGGAATCGAACATCAAGCTGCAAAACGACATCAAGCACGCCCACAAGGAAACGGTCCTGCACCTGGCGAGCTGCGCGGAATTGCGGGACAAGGAAACCGGCGACCACCTCCTGCGCATCAGCTATTATGCGGAATTCCTCGCCGCGAGACTGAACCTGGACCAGAAGGACGTGGACACCATATCCATCGCCGCGCCCCTGCACGACGTGGGCAAGCTGGGCATACCCGACAGCATCCTGAAAAAACCCGGCAAGCTCACGGATGAAGAGTGGACCGTCATGCAGACCCACGTGGACATAGGCAAGGACATCCTGAGTCCGCCTCAGTCCGAATTCATGAGGGTGGCCAACGACATCGCCCGTTATCACCACGAGAAATGGGACGGTTCGGGATATCAGCAAGGCCTCAAGGAGACCGGCATCCCCTTGTCAGCCCGTATCGTGGCCGTGGTGGACGCGTTCGACGCCATAACCACCGCGAGGCGCTACAAAGATGCCACGAGTTTCGACGGAGCCATAGAGATACTCGTAAAGGAGAGCGGCACGCACTTCGACCCGGCCTGCGTGAAGGCCTTCATAGGCGACCGGGAAGCGCTCCGCGCCCTCTTCGACACCCTCCGCAACGGACTGAGTCCACCCGCCGCGTGAGGGCCCTTGACTGCTGCGGACAACCCCTGCAAATAGTTGCCGATCGTTGGCTCGGCCGGGGTGTCCGGTTCAGGCGCCCATCATCCCGTAACCTTTCTTTTTGAACACCCCTTCGAGGCTTCATGATCAAAAGCGCCCTGGGTCTGGTTGTCCTGGTCTGCATCGCCTGGCTTTTAAGCACCAACCGCGGGCGTGTACCCTGGCGCATGCTGCTTGGCGGCATTGCGTTGCAGTTCGCCATCGCGGGTCTCATGCTCAAGGTTCCTCTGTTCTCCGGGGTTTTCATGACCCTGAACAAGGTGGTCCTGGCCATGGAGGAGGCCACCCGCGCCGGCACAACCTTCGTGTTCGGCTACCTGGGAGGCGGCCCCGTCCCCTTTCCCGATCCCAAGCCCGGACAAAGCTTTATCCTGGCCTTCCAGGCGTTGCCCCTGGTGATCGTCATCGCGGCGCTGACTTCGCTCCTCTATTATTGGCGCATCCTGCCCCGGGTGGTGCATGCCTTTTCCTGGGTACTCAAGAAGTCCATGGGCATCGGCGGAGCCCTGGGCGTGGGCGCGGCCGGAACCATCTTCCTGGGCATGATCGAGGCTCCGCTTCTGATCCGGCCATACCTACTCCAGATGACCAGGAGCGAATTATTCGCCCTCATGGCCACGGGGCTCTCCTGCATCGCCGGAACCATGCTCATGCTCTACGCCGCGGTGCTGGGCAACGTGATCCCGGACGCGCTCGGGCATATCCTTACCGCATCGGTCATCCATGCCCCGGCCGCCCTGGCAATTGCCGCTGTTATCATCCCGGAAACCGAGGCACCCACCCTGGGCGAGGACATCCCCCCCTCCCCGGCCACCGGTTCCATGGACGCCGTGGCCAGGGGCACCTGGGAGGGATTCCAGCTTTTTTTGAACATCATCGCCATGCTCATCGCCTTCATCGCCCTGGTGAAGATCGTGAACCTGGGGCTTGACCTGGCACCCGACTTCGGAGGCGAACAGCTTACTCTGCAGCGCATGCTGGGCTGGCTGCTCTCTCCCCTGGCCTGGCTTCTGGGCGTGCCCTGGCAGGAGGCCCACACGGCGGGAAGCCTTCTTGGCACCAAGGTGGTGCTCAACGAGTTCATCGCGTTCATCGACATGGCCAACCTTCCTGCCAACGCCTTGTCCGAACGCACCAAGCTTATTCTGGCCTACGCCATGTGCAGCTTCGCCAATTTCGGCAGCGTCGGGATCATCATAGGGGGGATGGGAGCGCTCTGCCCGGAACGGCGCACCGAGATCGCCTCCTTGTCCATGCGCGCCCTGGCCGCCGGGGCCCTCGCCTCGCTCATGACGGGTGCCGTGGTGGGTATTCTTTTCCCGTAAGCGTGAGGTTGTGAGCCTTAAGGCAATGGTGTTTGGAAACAATCCGTGCTAGCTTGACTCCATGCTGCTTGGCATAGACGTGGGGGGCACGCACACGGACGCCGTCCTGGTGGGGACGGACGGTCTTAAGGCCTGGGCCAAGGCCAAGACGAACCATACGGATCTGATGGCCTCAATCCGCGATGTTCTGGGACAGATTGTGCCCCAGGCCGGCCATGAGCCCATAACCCGCCTGAATCTCTCCACCACCTTGTCCACCAACGCCATCGTGGAGGGCTTGACTGAGCCCGTTGGCGTTTTCGTGGCCGCGGGTCCCGGGGTCAACCCGAACGCATACGCCGTGGGCCAGCATTTCCGGACCATTTCCGGCGCCACCGACCACCGGGGGCGCATAACCTCCCCCCTGGATGAAATTTCCGCCCTTGAGCACGCGGCCCACTGCAAAACAGCCGGTGTGAGCGTTTACGCATGCGTGGGCAAGTTCTCCCCCCGAAACCCCGATTTCGAGGAAACCCTGCGGGGGGTGGTCCATCCCCAGGCCGACTTCGTCAGCTGCGGCCACGAGTTTTCCGGGCAGTTGGGCTTTGGACGCCGCATCCACACCGCTGTTTTCAACGCCTCGGTCTGGCGGGTGTTCAACCGCTTCGCCGACGCGGTGCAGCGATCGGCCATCGGCTTCGGCTTGAATGCCCAGGTGAACATCCTGAAGGCGGACGGGGGCACCATGCCCCTGTCCATGTCCCGCACGTTTCCCGTGGAATCCATCCTCTCCGGCCCGGCCGCATCGGTCATGGGCATCATCGCGGTGTGCGACATCGACCAGGATTCGGTCATTCTTGATATCGGCGGAACCACCACGGACATCGCGCTTTTCGCTGACGGAGCGCCGCTTATCGAACCGGAAGGGGCAGTGATTTCCGGCAGACCGACTCTGGTCCGGGCGCTCAAGAGCCGGTCCATCGGCATTGGCGGAGACTCGGCCATCACCTTTGTAGCCGGCCATGTTCGTGTCGGCCCGCGCAGGCTCGGACCGGCCATGGCTGAAGGCGGCAACCACCCCACATTGACCGACGCCCTCAATGTATTGGGCTCGGCAGAGCTTGGCGACGTGTCCGCCTCCCGCCGGGGTTTGAATGAACTGGCCGCCCAGCACGGTTCCGATGGACGAACCATGGCCCAAGACGCGGCCTTGGCAGCTGTCACTTCCATCCGGGCGGCCGTGATCGAGCTCACCCGGGCGGTGAACGACCGCCCCGTCTACACCATCTACGAACTGCTCGAAGGCAAGCGTTTGGTTCCAAAGACCGTCTACGTCATGGGAGGACCGGCCAAGGCCATGGCGGGACTTCTGTCCGAAGTGTTTCCCGAGGACGTGCTGGTTCCCGGCAACTACGCCGTGGCCAATGCCATCGGCGCGGCCCTCTCACGGCCCACTCTTTCCGCCGAGCTCTTCGCGGACACGCAGCGGGGGCGCATGCTCATCCCAGGCCTTGATGTCGAGGAAAGTGTTCCCCGTTCCTACGACTTGGACGCGGCCCAGGAAGACGCCGCCAGGTACCTGCGCCAGTATCTGGAGCATCTGCGCATCGAAGATCCCGAGGGAATGATGGAGACCATTGAAGCGCAATCGTTCAACATGGTCGAGGACGACGCCATGGTTGGCAGAACCATCCGCGTCAAATGCCAGATCAAGCCTGGCGTGCTGCCCGGATACCGCAAGGCGGTGAGCCGCCAATGCTGAAAGCCCCAAGCTCGCTGGGCGTGGTGTTCTTTCCGGCCTACGATTGGGCCATCAGCCCAACGCACCCCGAACGCCAGGAGCGCCTGCTCTACACGCAGGACCAGCTGCGCGAGGAAGGCCTCTTCGACTTCGAGGGCATCCGCGAATACAAGCCCGACGTGGCCAAGACCGGCGACGTGGACCTGGCTCATTTCACCTTCCCGGACGTGGAGCAGGTGGTCACATCCTCGCACCTCATCTCCGCGGGCGGGGCCATGCGTGCGGCCAGGCTGGTGATGGAACGCGAAGCCAAACGGGCCTTCGCCCTGGTCCGCCCGCCAGGACACCACGCCATGAAGGTGGTGCACGGCACGCGCGGCTTCTGCACCATCAACATCGAAGCGGTGATGGTGGAATACCTGCGCGAGCGCTACGGAGTGCGCCGTATCGCCATAGTGGACACCGACTGCCACCACGGCGACGGCACCCAGGACATCTACTGGAACGATCCGGACGTGATGTTCATCTCCATCCACCAGGACGGACGCACCATCTACCCCGGCAGCGGCTTCCCCTATGAGCTTGGCGGCCCGACTGCCATCGGCTCCACCTGCAACATCCCTCTACTCCCCGGGACAGGAGACCAAGGCATCCTGCACATGCTCGACAACGTGGTGTTGCCAGTACTGGAACGATTCAAACCGGAAATCATCATCAACTCGGCCGGGCAGGACAACCACTTCTCCGACCCCATCACCAACATGGCCTTTTCAGCCCAGGGGTATGCCGAGCT
Coding sequences within it:
- the gatC gene encoding Asp-tRNA(Asn)/Glu-tRNA(Gln) amidotransferase subunit GatC, whose protein sequence is MKFTPEQAAKVAALARLTLPEDKLEHLAAQMGDILSYMDTLASCPTDGVEPLYSPVEHDTPMREDKARKTCQRADVLAQAPESDGRFFIVPKIVAG
- the gatA gene encoding Asp-tRNA(Asn)/Glu-tRNA(Gln) amidotransferase subunit GatA produces the protein MPDITTLTLTDLRAKLAAKDISATQATQACLDRIQATEPKVDALLCVQAEAVLEQAKALDQAGPDKDKPLWGVPIVVKDAICTKGVPTTCGSKILENFVPFYDATCVERLKNAGAILLGKANMDEFAMGSSTENSAFKPTRNPWALDKVPGGSSGGSGATVAAGQCFSSLGTDTGGSIRLPAAFCGVTGIKPTYGRISRYGVVAYGSSLDQVGPMARTPTDCAAMLAVMSGHDPKDSTSAPRPVPDFEAETAARRDLKGLRLGMPGEYWGEGLTPEVRDRCQAAMDTAKSLGAEIVPVKLPHTQYAIATYYIVAMAEASSNLARFDGVRYGYRSPEARDLKELYELSRSKGFGEEVQRRIVLGTYVLSAGYYDAYYRKAAQVRRLIRQDFLNAFEKCDVIVGPTSPFTAFGLGEKTGDPLQMYLADIFTISLNLSGLPGLSVPVGLGKDTGLPVGLQMFGKAWDEATILGAAHALSGALPGLGEPKGL
- a CDS encoding HD domain-containing protein; protein product: MGKSRLSLSSAMVIALLTLLWGASITLSIIIYYSSESFLLPHAIALMENAVTSSTMQSRSYLNFASASANLTSRLVREEIILSGDIDKMTQYFLETLRINRYSGIYFGFANGDFAYAYQDDECQLPCAETLTIVNKDGKRTATERRYDANGEIVSDLEVDDPYDPRLRPWFIKARDKGQLTWVDPYIFFHQSVPGITTACPAYDHKGHFIGVAAVDIELGSMSSFLKAIQIGQGGTSFIVDREGALIAHHDMTALLAAVTARKDRSRLLNISEIDQPLTQQAFKALRLSEGPIDLTKPEGLIATFTHDGADYLALFKSLSYLDSQWYIGAVYPKNEYVGPLKRGLSIFYLITLIVTVGATLAALFVSRRITQPLTELEQEAHSIKNRIISPQSEQRSSFREIQSLFEAFGELKAWLREYEESNIKLQNDIKHAHKETVLHLASCAELRDKETGDHLLRISYYAEFLAARLNLDQKDVDTISIAAPLHDVGKLGIPDSILKKPGKLTDEEWTVMQTHVDIGKDILSPPQSEFMRVANDIARYHHEKWDGSGYQQGLKETGIPLSARIVAVVDAFDAITTARRYKDATSFDGAIEILVKESGTHFDPACVKAFIGDREALRALFDTLRNGLSPPAA
- a CDS encoding hydantoinase/oxoprolinase family protein, giving the protein MLLGIDVGGTHTDAVLVGTDGLKAWAKAKTNHTDLMASIRDVLGQIVPQAGHEPITRLNLSTTLSTNAIVEGLTEPVGVFVAAGPGVNPNAYAVGQHFRTISGATDHRGRITSPLDEISALEHAAHCKTAGVSVYACVGKFSPRNPDFEETLRGVVHPQADFVSCGHEFSGQLGFGRRIHTAVFNASVWRVFNRFADAVQRSAIGFGLNAQVNILKADGGTMPLSMSRTFPVESILSGPAASVMGIIAVCDIDQDSVILDIGGTTTDIALFADGAPLIEPEGAVISGRPTLVRALKSRSIGIGGDSAITFVAGHVRVGPRRLGPAMAEGGNHPTLTDALNVLGSAELGDVSASRRGLNELAAQHGSDGRTMAQDAALAAVTSIRAAVIELTRAVNDRPVYTIYELLEGKRLVPKTVYVMGGPAKAMAGLLSEVFPEDVLVPGNYAVANAIGAALSRPTLSAELFADTQRGRMLIPGLDVEESVPRSYDLDAAQEDAARYLRQYLEHLRIEDPEGMMETIEAQSFNMVEDDAMVGRTIRVKCQIKPGVLPGYRKAVSRQC
- a CDS encoding histone deacetylase yields the protein MLKAPSSLGVVFFPAYDWAISPTHPERQERLLYTQDQLREEGLFDFEGIREYKPDVAKTGDVDLAHFTFPDVEQVVTSSHLISAGGAMRAARLVMEREAKRAFALVRPPGHHAMKVVHGTRGFCTINIEAVMVEYLRERYGVRRIAIVDTDCHHGDGTQDIYWNDPDVMFISIHQDGRTIYPGSGFPYELGGPTAIGSTCNIPLLPGTGDQGILHMLDNVVLPVLERFKPEIIINSAGQDNHFSDPITNMAFSAQGYAELTRRLGAHIAVLEGGYSIQGALPYVNLGICLAMADMDTSQVSEPTYDPEMIKQEQRVTDYTLSLADQLRNYFMDPPPMPKHGRVEGEWFVREKEIHYDTDGIFERQTEKVFMCGQCPGTVVIESRADSGPLCLAVQIPLHACPACVEKGHEVFETGQRSKNYRRAMLVDRPGKDVKRVLI
- a CDS encoding nucleoside:proton symporter; the encoded protein is MIKSALGLVVLVCIAWLLSTNRGRVPWRMLLGGIALQFAIAGLMLKVPLFSGVFMTLNKVVLAMEEATRAGTTFVFGYLGGGPVPFPDPKPGQSFILAFQALPLVIVIAALTSLLYYWRILPRVVHAFSWVLKKSMGIGGALGVGAAGTIFLGMIEAPLLIRPYLLQMTRSELFALMATGLSCIAGTMLMLYAAVLGNVIPDALGHILTASVIHAPAALAIAAVIIPETEAPTLGEDIPPSPATGSMDAVARGTWEGFQLFLNIIAMLIAFIALVKIVNLGLDLAPDFGGEQLTLQRMLGWLLSPLAWLLGVPWQEAHTAGSLLGTKVVLNEFIAFIDMANLPANALSERTKLILAYAMCSFANFGSVGIIIGGMGALCPERRTEIASLSMRALAAGALASLMTGAVVGILFP